ACCACGCTTGCCGAGAACATCTCGTCGAAACGCCAGATGTTGCGTACTTCCTGAATGGTGCCGTTCGGCCCCTCGACGATTTCCATGCGGGCTTCCGCAAAGATGTGCGGATGCGCCGAAGCGGCAATGGGAATGGAGGTCAGGCCAGCCGCAAGGAGCAATAGTCGTCTGTTCATTATCCGGTCTGTCCTGCCTTCGAATCTCGAAGGTCCGACTCTAGCAGAAATTGGGACCGAATTTCGACCTGATCCCGCGCCGCTCCCGGGAGACGTCCGGAACGCCAAGGGAAGCACACGCGTCATGTGTCGTGCTTCGCAGGGGACGAAAACACACAACGCCTTCCGCCCGGGCTTGAACAGCACACGCTTTTGATGTGATGGTGGCTCCCAATCCACTTCCCGCTGCCAGTCTCCAGTCGATTCCCATGTTACAGAAAAGCACGTCGCCGGGCGCTTTTGATCGTCAGGCCTATCTGATCGCGCTGCTGGTTTTCATCGCCGGCAGCACCAATGCGGCTGTCGTGCCGTTTATCGGGTTTTATATCATTCAGGTGCTCGGTCACCCGCCGGCCACGCTTGGTCTCTACAGCGTGACGGCGATGGTGGCGTCGATCATCGCCAGCCGTTTCTATGGCGAGCGCGTGGATGCCGGCGTGCGGGTGCGGCCATTGCTGCTGCTCTCTGTGTTCGGTGCATTTGTCGCAGCGGCGGCAGCCACCTCCGGGCACCTGGCATTGCTGGTGGCGGTGACGGCAACGGGCATGGGGCTTTCCAATGCCGCCAGTACCCTGATTTTCAGTTATGGTCGCTACTATGGCCGGGTAAATGCACTGGATGCGCCTTCATATAACGCCGTCCTGCGCACAATGGTGTCGCTGGCATGGATGCTGCTTCCGGCCGCGGCCTACCTGATCCTCGATTTTGCCGGGGCGAAAGCGGTTTTTATAAATGCCATGATGATGGCAGCCATCTGGGCCGGGCTGGCGCTCGCCATCGTGCCGCGCGGCCAGACCTGTCCGATGGAACGGCGGGCAGACGGTGATGCCGATACGCGGCGCAACCTGCCGCTGTTGATGGCGGCGGCGGCCAGCTTCTGCATGTCTTTCGCCCACGCGCTCTGCGCCTCGGCCCTGCCTGTGTTTCTGGTGCGCGAAGTGGGCCTGCCGGACTACGTGCCGGGCCTGTCGCTCAGCGTCAAATGTGCCATGGAGGTTCTGCTGATCCTGCTTGCGCCGAGGATCATGCGCCGGGTCAGCGCCCGGATCCTGCTTGGCGTCTCTGCGGTGATGGCGATCATCGCTTTCAACATCATCGCTTCGGTTCAGACTTTGCCGGCCATGCTTTTCGGTGCGGCAATGGAAGGCGCCTATTACGGGTTGTGCGCCGGCACCTGCCTGACCTTCGTGCAGGGCTTTGCGCGCGGCCGCACGGCGCGGGCAACCGCGCTCTACATGAACTCCATCTTCCTTGCCGGCCTGTTTGCGGTGCCATTGATGGGGTTTGTGTCGCAATATGCGAGCTTCGGCACGTCGATCCGGCTGGCTTCGGTTGGTGCGGGTGCGGCGCTGTTGCTGCTGTTTCTGACGCGACGGCAGGTGAGTGAATAGGGTTTTGCTGAGGATTGACTGTGGCCGTGGCATCGCGGACACCCGTCATTCCTGTGCTAGTCACGGGCATCCAGCAGACGCGCGTCTGCGCGACGGGAAAAGTTCTTGCAGCCCAAGGACTTAGGCTGGCTGGATCCCTGTGACAAGCACAGGGATGAGGGAAGAGAGCACGTCGCGGAATGGAATCAGCCCGCTGCGCGGCCAACCACACTTTAAGCCGAAATATCGATGATCCCGCAATCGCCCGCTTCCGAGGCGAAGGCGAGCAGATTGCCGGTGGCGCTCCAGTCCATGCTGGTAATGGCGCCCTTGCCGGGGCGGCGCAGCAGGGCTTCCTT
This is a stretch of genomic DNA from Agrobacterium fabrum str. C58. It encodes these proteins:
- a CDS encoding MFS transporter, which produces MLQKSTSPGAFDRQAYLIALLVFIAGSTNAAVVPFIGFYIIQVLGHPPATLGLYSVTAMVASIIASRFYGERVDAGVRVRPLLLLSVFGAFVAAAAATSGHLALLVAVTATGMGLSNAASTLIFSYGRYYGRVNALDAPSYNAVLRTMVSLAWMLLPAAAYLILDFAGAKAVFINAMMMAAIWAGLALAIVPRGQTCPMERRADGDADTRRNLPLLMAAAASFCMSFAHALCASALPVFLVREVGLPDYVPGLSLSVKCAMEVLLILLAPRIMRRVSARILLGVSAVMAIIAFNIIASVQTLPAMLFGAAMEGAYYGLCAGTCLTFVQGFARGRTARATALYMNSIFLAGLFAVPLMGFVSQYASFGTSIRLASVGAGAALLLLFLTRRQVSE